GAAGAGGGGCCGGCGGCCGAAGCGGTCGACGCCCAGGGCGGCGGTGACGGTGACGATGAGGTCCAGGATGGTCTTGCCGGTCGACATGGCCAGCTTCTGGTTCTGGTTGGTGATGCCGGCGCCGAGGTAGATGGCGTTCATGTAGTTGGAGAAGAGGGCGTTGCCGCTGTACTGCGAGATGACGCCGAGCGAGACGATGATGGCGAGCCGCCAGCGGTTGCCGCGGGTGCGCAGGAAGTCGCGGTAGCTGGTCGAGCGCTCCGTCTCCTTCTGGATCCGGATGGTCTCGCGGATCTCGCGGAACTCGAACTGGACCGTGGCGTTGTGCgggtcgccgccggcgtGCCACTTGGTGAGGATGTGGAGGGCCTCCCGGTGGCGCTCCTTGTTGATGAGGAATCGGGGTGACTCGGGGATCCACCAGATGCCGGCGAGCTGGATGAGCGAGGGCACCACCTGGATGAGCGTGATGGACCGCCACGACCACTCGCTCCGCACCGTCGCCGTGCCCCAGGCGATGCACGAGACCAGCAGCGCGCCCGCGTTCCACAGGCAGTTGTAGATGGCCGTGACCGGCCCGCGGTGCTGCGGGTGGCAGATCTCGGTCAGGAGGAGCGGCGAGGCCATCTGAGCAAGTGAGTTGCCGAAGCCGAGCACGAAACGGCCGCCCATGTACACTGCATCATCCGTCATCAAACCCTGGTCAGTCGACTATGTCCCGCAGGAAACGGGTACTACTAGCGGATGTGtgtgttcttttttttttttttttgtgtgtgtgtgtgtgtgtgtgtgtgcctGTCTGTCTGTCTTTGTTGGCAGGGGGGGAAACAACTTACTGCCGTAGCCGTTGCTAAAGGCCGTGAGGAAGCCGCCCGTCACCATGAAGGTGCAGCCGGCGATGATGGCGGTCCGGCGGCCAAAGTGGTCGGCAACGTATGGGGTGATAAAGAAGGAGACGATGGAGCCGATGTTGAACATGTTGACGAGGATGGCGAGCTTGCTGTTGAGCGCGGGGTCCCCGGCGTTCCGGTCGTCCTGGAGCtcggggaagaagaagcggtTCCAGGCATCGATCTGCTGCGACGTGTTGACCAGCATGCTGTCGTACCCTGTCGTCGCGGAGGCCACCATGAGGATGACGGCCATGCCGTAGAGCTTCCGGAGATGCGGTTCCCTCGTCCAGTATACCCTCTGGAACCGCGGCGTCTCGTGGACGAC
This genomic window from Thermothelomyces thermophilus ATCC 42464 chromosome 1, complete sequence contains:
- a CDS encoding sugar transporter-like protein (Sugar transporter-like protein); amino-acid sequence: MESKIRPDSVSAEFEVVHETPRFQRVYWTREPHLRKLYGMAVILMVASATTGYDSMLVNTSQQIDAWNRFFFPELQDDRNAGDPALNSKLAILVNMFNIGSIVSFFITPYVADHFGRRTAIIAGCTFMVTGGFLTAFSNGYGMYMGGRFVLGFGNSLAQMASPLLLTEICHPQHRGPVTAIYNCLWNAGALLVSCIAWGTATVRSEWSWRSITLIQVVPSLIQLAGIWWIPESPRFLINKERHREALHILTKWHAGGDPHNATVQFEFREIRETIRIQKETERSTSYRDFLRTRGNRWRLAIIVSLGVISQYSGNALFSNYMNAIYLGAGITNQNQKLAMSTGKTILDLIVTVTAALGVDRFGRRPLFLTSMLGMVLSFACWTVTGAVYEKSAELNVRAGYAQLVFIWIFGIFYDIGFSGLLVAYALEVLPFHLRAKGMMIMNITVQAVLAISNQTNKIAWERLPHHWNFMLFYTLWDLVELLFVWFFYVETKGPTLEEIARIFDGDSAVAHIDMHDVQKDIYAMEDRDPYNLPGRAL